Proteins encoded by one window of Betaproteobacteria bacterium:
- a CDS encoding nucleotide sugar dehydrogenase translates to MKISIFGLGYVGAVSLACLARDGHEVIGVDIDEAKLALIEEGKTPVVEEGMVDLMHTVVASGRVAVGQDVSAAVRDTDLSLICVGTPSAPNGSQDQSALLRLAADLGRAIRAKDARHVLVFRSTVVPGTVEDTLRPIIERESGKRDGVDFDVCFQPEFLREGTSIRDYDRPPFTIIGANHEFPAEQLRSLFGRLPCEFHRTSIRAAEMVKYCCNNFHALKITFANETARLCTALGVDPFQVMDLVCRDTQLNISKAYLRPGFAFGGSCLPKDLRATTYLAKTRDVEVPMLSGILQSNRIHTERAIEKVLATGKRRVGMIGLSFKTGTDDLRESPLVLIAEQFIGKGLSLLVYDPEVHLSRLLGANRRFIEQHIPHIGALLRSDLEEVVAQSDAIVVGLNDKRLAEQLRRLLRPEQYVLDLVRLPELEDVAATVEGLCW, encoded by the coding sequence ATGAAGATCAGCATTTTCGGACTGGGTTACGTCGGTGCGGTGTCGCTCGCGTGCCTCGCACGTGACGGCCACGAAGTGATCGGCGTCGACATCGATGAGGCGAAGCTTGCGCTGATCGAAGAGGGCAAGACACCCGTCGTCGAGGAGGGTATGGTCGATCTTATGCACACCGTCGTGGCGAGCGGTCGCGTGGCGGTCGGTCAGGACGTGTCCGCCGCCGTGCGCGATACCGACCTGTCGCTCATCTGCGTGGGGACGCCGTCCGCCCCGAATGGCAGCCAGGACCAGTCCGCCTTGCTGCGACTCGCGGCCGATCTGGGGCGCGCGATTCGCGCCAAGGACGCTCGACACGTGCTCGTCTTTCGATCCACCGTGGTTCCGGGCACCGTGGAAGATACATTGCGGCCCATCATCGAGCGCGAGTCGGGCAAGCGCGATGGGGTCGATTTCGATGTGTGCTTCCAGCCCGAGTTCCTGCGCGAAGGCACCTCGATACGCGATTACGATCGGCCGCCGTTCACCATCATCGGCGCCAACCATGAGTTTCCTGCCGAGCAGCTGCGCTCGCTTTTCGGCCGTCTGCCGTGCGAGTTCCATCGCACCTCGATACGCGCTGCCGAAATGGTCAAGTACTGCTGCAACAACTTCCACGCCTTGAAGATCACGTTCGCCAACGAGACGGCACGACTTTGCACCGCCCTCGGGGTCGATCCGTTCCAGGTCATGGATCTCGTCTGCCGGGACACGCAGCTCAATATCTCGAAAGCCTATCTGCGTCCCGGCTTCGCCTTCGGCGGGTCCTGCCTGCCGAAGGATCTGCGTGCGACGACCTATCTTGCGAAAACGCGCGACGTCGAGGTCCCGATGCTCTCGGGCATCCTCCAGTCCAACCGGATCCATACCGAGCGCGCGATCGAGAAGGTGCTTGCGACCGGCAAGCGCCGCGTCGGCATGATCGGTTTGTCGTTCAAGACCGGTACGGACGACCTGCGCGAGAGCCCGCTGGTGCTCATCGCGGAGCAGTTCATCGGCAAGGGGTTGAGCCTGCTGGTATACGACCCGGAAGTTCACCTGTCCCGGCTGCTCGGCGCGAACCGGCGATTCATCGAGCAGCACATACCGCACATCGGCGCGCTGCTGAGGTCGGATCTCGAAGAGGTCGTGGCGCAGTCGGATGCGATCGTGGTCGGTTTGAACGACAAGCGGCTCGCGGAGCAGTTGCGCCGGCTCTTACGGCCCGAGCAATATGTCCTCGACCTGGTCCGACTTCCGGAGCTCGAGGACGTGGCGGCGACGGTGGAAGGGCTGTGCTGGTAG
- a CDS encoding glycosyltransferase — MLTIGLVGPLPPPAGGMAMQCRQLEQLLSGEGMGVRMVQTNAPYRPWWIGRIRLVRAAFRLLPYLGALWRMTAEVQVVHVLANSGWAWHLFAAPAVWIARWRGVPVVVNYRGGDAAKFLRGAARAVKRTLLAADARVAPSGYLRDVFAREGIDMQVIANVVDLDQFRPNPERRASGRIHVIVTRNLEALYDIDTALKAFALLGERVRGGVLTIAGEGPERLRLAKLAAELGIGEQVDFAGRLDRNAMAALYRDATVMLNPSTVDNMPNVILEAYAAGVPVVSTDVGGIPYIARDGETALLVPARNPEAIAKAVCAILDDPALADRLIEQGLREAQRYAWSEIRGLWLGLYESLASQRIVAVAEGR; from the coding sequence ATGCTGACCATCGGTCTCGTCGGCCCTTTGCCGCCACCGGCGGGCGGGATGGCGATGCAGTGCCGGCAGCTCGAGCAGCTGCTAAGCGGGGAGGGGATGGGCGTGCGGATGGTGCAGACCAACGCGCCCTATCGACCCTGGTGGATAGGCCGAATTCGACTGGTTCGAGCGGCGTTTCGGCTGCTGCCGTACCTTGGCGCGCTTTGGCGCATGACGGCAGAGGTGCAAGTGGTTCACGTGCTGGCGAACTCGGGCTGGGCCTGGCATCTGTTCGCCGCGCCTGCGGTGTGGATCGCACGTTGGCGCGGCGTGCCGGTTGTCGTGAACTATAGAGGCGGAGACGCCGCAAAGTTCCTTCGGGGGGCTGCGCGCGCGGTGAAGCGGACGCTCCTTGCAGCCGACGCCCGCGTCGCGCCTTCCGGATATCTGCGGGACGTGTTCGCCCGCGAAGGCATCGACATGCAGGTCATTGCGAACGTGGTCGATCTCGATCAGTTCCGACCGAATCCGGAGCGGAGAGCGAGCGGGAGGATTCACGTCATCGTCACGCGCAACCTGGAGGCGCTTTACGATATCGATACCGCGCTGAAAGCATTTGCGCTGCTCGGCGAGCGGGTGCGAGGAGGCGTACTGACCATCGCGGGCGAAGGACCGGAACGCTTGCGGCTCGCAAAGCTTGCAGCAGAGCTCGGCATCGGTGAGCAGGTCGACTTCGCCGGCCGGCTGGACCGCAACGCGATGGCGGCACTGTACCGGGACGCCACTGTCATGCTGAATCCGAGCACCGTGGACAACATGCCGAACGTCATACTCGAGGCCTATGCCGCAGGCGTGCCGGTGGTATCGACCGACGTCGGCGGCATACCGTACATCGCGCGCGACGGGGAGACGGCACTGCTGGTGCCGGCAAGGAATCCCGAGGCGATTGCCAAAGCGGTCTGCGCGATCCTCGACGATCCGGCGCTGGCCGATCGGTTGATCGAGCAGGGATTGCGCGAGGCGCAACGTTATGCCTGGAGCGAAATTCGAGGTCTCTGGCTCGGGTTGTACGAGTCGCTCGCGTCCCAGCGCATCGTCGCCGTGGCGGAGGGACGATGA